A single Triticum dicoccoides isolate Atlit2015 ecotype Zavitan chromosome 2A, WEW_v2.0, whole genome shotgun sequence DNA region contains:
- the LOC119353579 gene encoding nodulation protein H-like isoform X2 translates to MHPYPLKGSKGASLPPRPTLVFLIALFGLYVCYLSFNQIRMESKHVEENGAQEQDEHVCAKPYVPSEELPYVHFPKPKGYSRAECSCNPVRFFVIVSMQRSGSGWFETLLNSHPNISSNGEIFNRVDRRQNISSIVQTLDKLYDLDWLTSAAKNECTAAFGFKWMLNQGFMDHHDEILSYLNKKGVSVIFLFRRNTLRRLISVLANNYDRDAKQLNGTHKSHVHSEEEAEILAKFKPELDVSTLVSNIRDVEKYMGDCLDSFNTTRRMILYYEDIIRNRNVLFQVQEFLGVPVRKLVSRQVKIHTRPLPDLVRNWEDVNSRLNRTEYARFLDGADYVK, encoded by the exons CACCCATATCCGCTCAAAGGCTCCAAGGGGGCGTCGTTGCCGCCGCGGCCGACCCTCGTCTTCCTCATCGCGCTCTTTGGCCTCTATGTGTGCTACCTCTCCTTCAATCAGATAAGGATGgagagcaagcatgtggaggagaatggtgcacaagaacaagatgaacatgttTGCGCAAAGCCTTATGTTCCAAGTGAGGAGCTGCCCTACGTGCACTTCCCAAAGCCAAAGGGTTACAGCAG GGCGGAATGCTCGTGTAATCCTGTTCGGTTCTTTGTGATCGTGTCGATGCAAAGATCGGGAAGTGGATGGTTCGAGACACTGCTAAACAGCCACCCTAACATCAGCTCGAACGGCGAAATATTCAACAGAGTGGATAGAAGACAAAATATATCGTCCATCGTACAAACACTCGACAAACTGTATGACTTGGACTGGCTCACAAGTGCAGCAAAGAATGAGTGCACGGCTGCATTTGGATTCAAGTGGATGCTAAATCAG GGTTTTATGGACCATCATGATGAAATACTTAGTTATTTGAACAAGAAGGGTGTCTCAGTGATATTTCTCTTCAGGAGAAATACATTGCGCAGGCTTATCTCTGTGTTGGCCAACAACTATGACAGAGATGCAAAGCAGCTGAATGGAACCCATAAATCTCACGTTCACTCGGAAGAAGAG GCCGAGATACTCGCAAAATTCAAACCAGAACTGGACGTGTCAACCCTGGTTTCAAACATCAGGGACGTCGAGAAGTACATGGGAGACTGCTTGGACAGCTTCAACACGACACGGCGCATGATCCTCTACTACGAGGACATAATCAGAAACAGAAAT GTATTGTTCCAGGTGCAGGAATTCCTCGGTGTTCCGGTGAGGAAACTGGTGAGCAGGCAGGTGAAGATCCATACGCGCCCGCTTCCGGATCTTGTCAGGAACTGGGAGGATGTGAACAGCAGACTCAACAGGACAGAGTACGCGCGTTTCCTCGATGGCGCAGATTACGTGAAGTGA
- the LOC119353579 gene encoding nodulation protein H-like isoform X1: MDGFGNNLQHPYPLKGSKGASLPPRPTLVFLIALFGLYVCYLSFNQIRMESKHVEENGAQEQDEHVCAKPYVPSEELPYVHFPKPKGYSRAECSCNPVRFFVIVSMQRSGSGWFETLLNSHPNISSNGEIFNRVDRRQNISSIVQTLDKLYDLDWLTSAAKNECTAAFGFKWMLNQGFMDHHDEILSYLNKKGVSVIFLFRRNTLRRLISVLANNYDRDAKQLNGTHKSHVHSEEEAEILAKFKPELDVSTLVSNIRDVEKYMGDCLDSFNTTRRMILYYEDIIRNRNVLFQVQEFLGVPVRKLVSRQVKIHTRPLPDLVRNWEDVNSRLNRTEYARFLDGADYVK, encoded by the exons ATGGATGGATTTGGTAATAACTTGCAGCACCCATATCCGCTCAAAGGCTCCAAGGGGGCGTCGTTGCCGCCGCGGCCGACCCTCGTCTTCCTCATCGCGCTCTTTGGCCTCTATGTGTGCTACCTCTCCTTCAATCAGATAAGGATGgagagcaagcatgtggaggagaatggtgcacaagaacaagatgaacatgttTGCGCAAAGCCTTATGTTCCAAGTGAGGAGCTGCCCTACGTGCACTTCCCAAAGCCAAAGGGTTACAGCAG GGCGGAATGCTCGTGTAATCCTGTTCGGTTCTTTGTGATCGTGTCGATGCAAAGATCGGGAAGTGGATGGTTCGAGACACTGCTAAACAGCCACCCTAACATCAGCTCGAACGGCGAAATATTCAACAGAGTGGATAGAAGACAAAATATATCGTCCATCGTACAAACACTCGACAAACTGTATGACTTGGACTGGCTCACAAGTGCAGCAAAGAATGAGTGCACGGCTGCATTTGGATTCAAGTGGATGCTAAATCAG GGTTTTATGGACCATCATGATGAAATACTTAGTTATTTGAACAAGAAGGGTGTCTCAGTGATATTTCTCTTCAGGAGAAATACATTGCGCAGGCTTATCTCTGTGTTGGCCAACAACTATGACAGAGATGCAAAGCAGCTGAATGGAACCCATAAATCTCACGTTCACTCGGAAGAAGAG GCCGAGATACTCGCAAAATTCAAACCAGAACTGGACGTGTCAACCCTGGTTTCAAACATCAGGGACGTCGAGAAGTACATGGGAGACTGCTTGGACAGCTTCAACACGACACGGCGCATGATCCTCTACTACGAGGACATAATCAGAAACAGAAAT GTATTGTTCCAGGTGCAGGAATTCCTCGGTGTTCCGGTGAGGAAACTGGTGAGCAGGCAGGTGAAGATCCATACGCGCCCGCTTCCGGATCTTGTCAGGAACTGGGAGGATGTGAACAGCAGACTCAACAGGACAGAGTACGCGCGTTTCCTCGATGGCGCAGATTACGTGAAGTGA